A stretch of Caenorhabditis elegans chromosome IV DNA encodes these proteins:
- the mgl-3 gene encoding G-protein coupled receptors family 3 profile domain-containing protein (Partially confirmed by transcript evidence): protein MTCVSFHTPPLLRRYSSILQNLFFFFLLHIPISSTVKQLTVPGQIVLGGLFPIHEAGRNASHQCGKIKADQGVQRMVAMLFALEKVNRDRQLLPQASLGAQILDTCSVDSYALEQTLEFIKSVMSNGDGVTCADGSTGSYTRQPVVAVVGAAGSQVSVMVASMLQLFKIPQVSYSSTGAELSEKPRFAFFSRVVPPDNLQAQVMARVIGALEWTYVHAIADTGSYGERGMDSFRAAAAENGICIDGDVQKISRRWTEKNFRDLLIRMHRTRKARGVVMFVDEDNLKRLLKTLDLLVAEGHTELDRHFWFVASDSWGIKQSVVRGLEHRTYGAITIAPMVREETGYLEYFRSLSPKGFVFLEEFFEYLGCSATVDVKTFGDCFDMVNITLKQESYVPFVVDTVKIIAKAISMYIEDDCGKIPFHKCTLAQSGFRGERLQRYYRNMSLIKNEPALIDANGDGIGRYDVFQLDINGVYQKVGKWRSTDDFLSVEVEKIRHAFKTAHGERPMSVCSTDCPRGHYRAYQDQTCCWACIPCDTSTSIHNETSCEECAVGMVPDRTLHFCVPIPPVSMQWDTTWSLIPAAFSTLGIASTIFVVSVFLKFSNTPVIMASGRELCYCMMSGIGMCYTLTFFLVSQPTVITCSMTRILMGLSMSAIYAAIITKTNRLARVFKPDSAQRPRFITPKAQVGICMGIVSVQLIGTFVWILFDPPGTMIVFPTRTEAVLTCKATTSHLLISLLYNILLIVACTVYAFKTRKIPENFNETRHIGFTMYSTCILWLAFGPIYFATQSDFRIQITSLCMCISLSGTVALICFFAPKVYIVLFQPYKNVRTRQSAVGRLVNQQMRFMSQLTYNPDGCNSYQPMSSNQSYKPSISAEESSHTSNAQVQQPTRAIPPHVIEQLAASLPISDKNDLVKKLSLQDKFFNNNNNNENSEEIRRRRPSSVHTVGAVTNGSSVAHIPPRSYTDEPKSSMIRQDTAKSRTSLAESHQVDLILEEIAADTNSTFL, encoded by the exons ATGACATGCGTGTCGTTTCACACACCTCCGCTTCTACGGCGATATTCttcaattcttcaaaatctttttttcttcttcctatTGCATATTCCAATCAGTTCGACAGTAAAACAACTTACTGTACCCGGACAAATAGTTCTAGGAGGATTATTTCCAATTCATGAAGCCGGAAGAAATGCATCACATCAATGTGGAAAGATTAAAGCAGATCAAGGAGTTCAGAGAATGGTGGCAATGTTATTTGCATTGGAAAAGGTTAATCGAGATAGACAACTACTTCCACAAGCAAGTTTAGGAGCACAGATTTTGGATACATG CTCAGTTGACAGTTATGCATTGGAACAAACTCTTGAATTCATAAAATCAGTCATGTCAAATGGAGATGGAGTAACATGTGCAGATGGTTCAACTGGTTCATATACTAGACAGCCAGTTGTTGCAGTTGTTGGAGCTGCTGGAAGTCAAGTCAGTGTTATGGTTGCTTCGATGTTACAATTGTTCAAG ATTCCTCAAGTCAGCTACAGTTCAACAGGAGCCGAATTAAGTGAGAAGCCCCGATTCGCTTTTTTCTCAAGAGTTGTTCCACCAGACAACCTGCAAGCTCAAGTCATGGCTAGagtt ATTGGAGCACTGGAATGGACATATGTACATGCAATTGCTGATACGGGATCCTATGGTGAAAGAGGAATGGATTCATTTCGAGCAGCTGcagctgaaaatggaatttgtaTTGATGGAGATGTACAGAAGATTTCGAGAAGATGGactgagaaaaatttcag agatCTCCTAATCCGAATGCATCGAACACGGAAGGCTCGTGGAGTGGTGATGTTTGTCGATGAAGATAATTTAAAACGACTTCTCAAGACGTTGGATCTTCTTGTAGCTGAAGGACATACCGAATTGGATAGACATTTTTG GTTTGTTGCATCCGACTCATGGGGTATCAAACAATCAGTTGTCCGTGGATTGGAGCATCGAACATACGGAGCAATCACAATTGCTCCAATGGTACGAGAAGAAACTGgatatttggaatattttcgaTCACTTTCCCCAAAAGGATTTGTTTTCTTGGAAGAGTTTTTCGAGTATCTCGGATGTTCGGCCACTGTAGATGTCAAGACTTTTGGAGATTGTTTTGATATGGTTAATATTACTTTGAAACAG GAATCCTATGTTCCATTTGTGGTTGACActgtaaaaataattgcaaaagcAATTTCAATGTACATTGAAGATGATTGTGGGAAGATTCCATTTCATAAGTGTACATTGGCTCAATCAGGGTTCAGAGGAGAACGTCTTCAAAGATATTATAGGAATATGTCTCTCATCA aaaacgaGCCAGCCTTAATCGATGCGAATGGTGACGGAATCGGACGATATGATGTCTTCCAATTGGATATAAATGGAGtatatcaaaaagttggaaaatggaGATCTACAGATGATTTCTTGTCTGTTGAAGTCGAGAAAATCCGTCACGCATTCAAAACAGCTCACGGAGAACGGCCGATGAGCGTGTGCTCCACGGATTGTCCACGTGGACATTACAGAGCATATCAGGATCAGACGTGTTGTTGGGCATGTATTCCATGTGATACTTCTACAAGTATTCATAATGAAACAAG CTGTGAAGAGTGTGCTGTTGGAATGGTTCCAGATCGAACTCTTCATTTTTGCGTGCCAATTCCTCCGGTTTCAATGCA ATGGGACACAACATGGTCTCTAATCCCAGCTGCATTCTCAACACTTGGAATCGCATCGACCATATTTGTTGTCTcggttttcttaaaattttccaatactcctgtg ataatggCATCTGGAAGAGAGCTATGTTATTGTATGATGTCTGGAATTGGAATGTGCTAcactttgacatttttcttgGTTTCTCAGCCGACTGTTATCACATGCTCAATGACTCGG ATTCTAATGGGTCTATCAATGTCAGCCATTTATGCAGCAATCATCACAAAAACTAATCGACTTGCACGAGTATTCAAACCAGATTCTGCACAAAGACCGAGGTTTATCACTCCAAAAGCTCAG GTTGGAATTTGCATGGGAATAGTATCTGTTCAACTGATCGGAACATTTGTCTGGATACTATTCGATCCACCTGGCACAATGATTGTATTTCCAACAAGAACTGAAGCAGTATTAACTTGTAAAGCAACAACTTCTCATCTCCTTATATCTCTGCTCTACAACATTTTGCTAATTGTCGCCTGCACTGTGTATGCCTTCAAAACACGGAAAAtaccggaaaatttcaatgaaacacGACATATTGGATTTACAATGTATTCCACGTGTATTCTTTGGCTTGCATTCGGTCCGATTTATTTTGCGACACAGAGTGATTTCAGG attcaaataACATCATTGTGCATGTGCATATCACTTTCTGGAACAGTTGCACTTATTTGCTTTTTTGCTCCAAAG GTCTACATAGTTCTCTTCCAACCATACAAAAATGTGAGGACCCGTCAATCAGCTGTTGGACGACTCGTAAATCAACAAATGAGGTTTATGAG CCAATTGACCTACAACCCCGATGGATGCAACTCATATCAACCGATGTCTTCCAACCAATCCTATAAACCTAGTA TTTCAGCAGAGGAGAGTTCTCACACGAGCAACGCTCAGGTACAACAGCCAACTCGAGCGATCCCTCCGCATGTAATTGAACAATTGGCAGCGAGTCTACCGATTAGTGATAAAAATGATTTGG tgaaaaagttGTCACTCCAAGACAAATTCTTCAACAATAACAATAATAACGAGAACAGTGAAGAGATTCGTCGTCGTCGTCCGAGCAGTGTTCATACAGTCGGAGCAGTTACAAATGGCTCATCAGTTGCTCATATTCCACCAAGAAGCTACACAGATGAACCAAAATCATCAATGATTCGGCAGGACACTGCAAAGAGTAGAACAAGTCTTGCAGAATCTCATCAAGTTGACcttattctggaagaaattgCAGCCGACACTAATTCCACTTTTCTTTGA
- the mgl-3 gene encoding G-protein coupled receptors family 3 profile domain-containing protein (Partially confirmed by transcript evidence), whose amino-acid sequence MYIEDDCGKIPFHKCTLAQSGFRGERLQRYYRNMSLIKNEPALIDANGDGIGRYDVFQLDINGVYQKVGKWRSTDDFLSVEVEKIRHAFKTAHGERPMSVCSTDCPRGHYRAYQDQTCCWACIPCDTSTSIHNETSCEECAVGMVPDRTLHFCVPIPPVSMQWDTTWSLIPAAFSTLGIASTIFVVSVFLKFSNTPVIMASGRELCYCMMSGIGMCYTLTFFLVSQPTVITCSMTRILMGLSMSAIYAAIITKTNRLARVFKPDSAQRPRFITPKAQVGICMGIVSVQLIGTFVWILFDPPGTMIVFPTRTEAVLTCKATTSHLLISLLYNILLIVACTVYAFKTRKIPENFNETRHIGFTMYSTCILWLAFGPIYFATQSDFRIQITSLCMCISLSGTVALICFFAPKVYIVLFQPYKNVRTRQSAVGRLVNQQMRFMSQLTYNPDGCNSYQPMSSNQSYKPSTEESSHTSNAQVQQPTRAIPPHVIEQLAASLPISDKNDLVKKLSLQDKFFNNNNNNENSEEIRRRRPSSVHTVGAVTNGSSVAHIPPRSYTDEPKSSMIRQDTAKSRTSLAESHQVDLILEEIAADTNSTFL is encoded by the exons ATGTACATTGAAGATGATTGTGGGAAGATTCCATTTCATAAGTGTACATTGGCTCAATCAGGGTTCAGAGGAGAACGTCTTCAAAGATATTATAGGAATATGTCTCTCATCA aaaacgaGCCAGCCTTAATCGATGCGAATGGTGACGGAATCGGACGATATGATGTCTTCCAATTGGATATAAATGGAGtatatcaaaaagttggaaaatggaGATCTACAGATGATTTCTTGTCTGTTGAAGTCGAGAAAATCCGTCACGCATTCAAAACAGCTCACGGAGAACGGCCGATGAGCGTGTGCTCCACGGATTGTCCACGTGGACATTACAGAGCATATCAGGATCAGACGTGTTGTTGGGCATGTATTCCATGTGATACTTCTACAAGTATTCATAATGAAACAAG CTGTGAAGAGTGTGCTGTTGGAATGGTTCCAGATCGAACTCTTCATTTTTGCGTGCCAATTCCTCCGGTTTCAATGCA ATGGGACACAACATGGTCTCTAATCCCAGCTGCATTCTCAACACTTGGAATCGCATCGACCATATTTGTTGTCTcggttttcttaaaattttccaatactcctgtg ataatggCATCTGGAAGAGAGCTATGTTATTGTATGATGTCTGGAATTGGAATGTGCTAcactttgacatttttcttgGTTTCTCAGCCGACTGTTATCACATGCTCAATGACTCGG ATTCTAATGGGTCTATCAATGTCAGCCATTTATGCAGCAATCATCACAAAAACTAATCGACTTGCACGAGTATTCAAACCAGATTCTGCACAAAGACCGAGGTTTATCACTCCAAAAGCTCAG GTTGGAATTTGCATGGGAATAGTATCTGTTCAACTGATCGGAACATTTGTCTGGATACTATTCGATCCACCTGGCACAATGATTGTATTTCCAACAAGAACTGAAGCAGTATTAACTTGTAAAGCAACAACTTCTCATCTCCTTATATCTCTGCTCTACAACATTTTGCTAATTGTCGCCTGCACTGTGTATGCCTTCAAAACACGGAAAAtaccggaaaatttcaatgaaacacGACATATTGGATTTACAATGTATTCCACGTGTATTCTTTGGCTTGCATTCGGTCCGATTTATTTTGCGACACAGAGTGATTTCAGG attcaaataACATCATTGTGCATGTGCATATCACTTTCTGGAACAGTTGCACTTATTTGCTTTTTTGCTCCAAAG GTCTACATAGTTCTCTTCCAACCATACAAAAATGTGAGGACCCGTCAATCAGCTGTTGGACGACTCGTAAATCAACAAATGAGGTTTATGAG CCAATTGACCTACAACCCCGATGGATGCAACTCATATCAACCGATGTCTTCCAACCAATCCTATAAACCTAGTA CAGAGGAGAGTTCTCACACGAGCAACGCTCAGGTACAACAGCCAACTCGAGCGATCCCTCCGCATGTAATTGAACAATTGGCAGCGAGTCTACCGATTAGTGATAAAAATGATTTGG tgaaaaagttGTCACTCCAAGACAAATTCTTCAACAATAACAATAATAACGAGAACAGTGAAGAGATTCGTCGTCGTCGTCCGAGCAGTGTTCATACAGTCGGAGCAGTTACAAATGGCTCATCAGTTGCTCATATTCCACCAAGAAGCTACACAGATGAACCAAAATCATCAATGATTCGGCAGGACACTGCAAAGAGTAGAACAAGTCTTGCAGAATCTCATCAAGTTGACcttattctggaagaaattgCAGCCGACACTAATTCCACTTTTCTTTGA
- the mgl-3 gene encoding G-protein coupled receptors family 3 profile domain-containing protein (Partially confirmed by transcript evidence), whose product MYIEDDCGKIPFHKCTLAQSGFRGERLQRYYRNMSLIKNEPALIDANGDGIGRYDVFQLDINGVYQKVGKWRSTDDFLSVEVEKIRHAFKTAHGERPMSVCSTDCPRGHYRAYQDQTCCWACIPCDTSTSIHNETSCEECAVGMVPDRTLHFCVPIPPVSMQWDTTWSLIPAAFSTLGIASTIFVVSVFLKFSNTPVIMASGRELCYCMMSGIGMCYTLTFFLVSQPTVITCSMTRILMGLSMSAIYAAIITKTNRLARVFKPDSAQRPRFITPKAQVGICMGIVSVQLIGTFVWILFDPPGTMIVFPTRTEAVLTCKATTSHLLISLLYNILLIVACTVYAFKTRKIPENFNETRHIGFTMYSTCILWLAFGPIYFATQSDFRIQITSLCMCISLSGTVALICFFAPKVYIVLFQPYKNVRTRQSAVGRLVNQQMRFMSQLTYNPDGCNSYQPMSSNQSYKPSISAEESSHTSNAQVQQPTRAIPPHVIEQLAASLPISDKNDLVKKLSLQDKFFNNNNNNENSEEIRRRRPSSVHTVGAVTNGSSVAHIPPRSYTDEPKSSMIRQDTAKSRTSLAESHQVDLILEEIAADTNSTFL is encoded by the exons ATGTACATTGAAGATGATTGTGGGAAGATTCCATTTCATAAGTGTACATTGGCTCAATCAGGGTTCAGAGGAGAACGTCTTCAAAGATATTATAGGAATATGTCTCTCATCA aaaacgaGCCAGCCTTAATCGATGCGAATGGTGACGGAATCGGACGATATGATGTCTTCCAATTGGATATAAATGGAGtatatcaaaaagttggaaaatggaGATCTACAGATGATTTCTTGTCTGTTGAAGTCGAGAAAATCCGTCACGCATTCAAAACAGCTCACGGAGAACGGCCGATGAGCGTGTGCTCCACGGATTGTCCACGTGGACATTACAGAGCATATCAGGATCAGACGTGTTGTTGGGCATGTATTCCATGTGATACTTCTACAAGTATTCATAATGAAACAAG CTGTGAAGAGTGTGCTGTTGGAATGGTTCCAGATCGAACTCTTCATTTTTGCGTGCCAATTCCTCCGGTTTCAATGCA ATGGGACACAACATGGTCTCTAATCCCAGCTGCATTCTCAACACTTGGAATCGCATCGACCATATTTGTTGTCTcggttttcttaaaattttccaatactcctgtg ataatggCATCTGGAAGAGAGCTATGTTATTGTATGATGTCTGGAATTGGAATGTGCTAcactttgacatttttcttgGTTTCTCAGCCGACTGTTATCACATGCTCAATGACTCGG ATTCTAATGGGTCTATCAATGTCAGCCATTTATGCAGCAATCATCACAAAAACTAATCGACTTGCACGAGTATTCAAACCAGATTCTGCACAAAGACCGAGGTTTATCACTCCAAAAGCTCAG GTTGGAATTTGCATGGGAATAGTATCTGTTCAACTGATCGGAACATTTGTCTGGATACTATTCGATCCACCTGGCACAATGATTGTATTTCCAACAAGAACTGAAGCAGTATTAACTTGTAAAGCAACAACTTCTCATCTCCTTATATCTCTGCTCTACAACATTTTGCTAATTGTCGCCTGCACTGTGTATGCCTTCAAAACACGGAAAAtaccggaaaatttcaatgaaacacGACATATTGGATTTACAATGTATTCCACGTGTATTCTTTGGCTTGCATTCGGTCCGATTTATTTTGCGACACAGAGTGATTTCAGG attcaaataACATCATTGTGCATGTGCATATCACTTTCTGGAACAGTTGCACTTATTTGCTTTTTTGCTCCAAAG GTCTACATAGTTCTCTTCCAACCATACAAAAATGTGAGGACCCGTCAATCAGCTGTTGGACGACTCGTAAATCAACAAATGAGGTTTATGAG CCAATTGACCTACAACCCCGATGGATGCAACTCATATCAACCGATGTCTTCCAACCAATCCTATAAACCTAGTA TTTCAGCAGAGGAGAGTTCTCACACGAGCAACGCTCAGGTACAACAGCCAACTCGAGCGATCCCTCCGCATGTAATTGAACAATTGGCAGCGAGTCTACCGATTAGTGATAAAAATGATTTGG tgaaaaagttGTCACTCCAAGACAAATTCTTCAACAATAACAATAATAACGAGAACAGTGAAGAGATTCGTCGTCGTCGTCCGAGCAGTGTTCATACAGTCGGAGCAGTTACAAATGGCTCATCAGTTGCTCATATTCCACCAAGAAGCTACACAGATGAACCAAAATCATCAATGATTCGGCAGGACACTGCAAAGAGTAGAACAAGTCTTGCAGAATCTCATCAAGTTGACcttattctggaagaaattgCAGCCGACACTAATTCCACTTTTCTTTGA
- the mgl-3 gene encoding G-protein coupled receptors family 3 profile domain-containing protein (Confirmed by transcript evidence): protein MTCVSFHTPPLLRRYSSILQNLFFFFLLHIPISSTVKQLTVPGQIVLGGLFPIHEAGRNASHQCGKIKADQGVQRMVAMLFALEKVNRDRQLLPQASLGAQILDTCSVDSYALEQTLEFIKSVMSNGDGVTCADGSTGSYTRQPVVAVVGAAGSQVSVMVASMLQLFKIPQVSYSSTGAELSEKPRFAFFSRVVPPDNLQAQVMARVIGALEWTYVHAIADTGSYGERGMDSFRAAAAENGICIDGDVQKISRRWTEKNFRDLLIRMHRTRKARGVVMFVDEDNLKRLLKTLDLLVAEGHTELDRHFWFVASDSWGIKQSVVRGLEHRTYGAITIAPMVREETGYLEYFRSLSPKGFVFLEEFFEYLGCSATVDVKTFGDCFDMVNITLKQESYVPFVVDTVKIIAKAISMYIEDDCGKIPFHKCTLAQSGFRGERLQRYYRNMSLIKNEPALIDANGDGIGRYDVFQLDINGVYQKVGKWRSTDDFLSVEVEKIRHAFKTAHGERPMSVCSTDCPRGHYRAYQDQTCCWACIPCDTSTSIHNETSCEECAVGMVPDRTLHFCVPIPPVSMQWDTTWSLIPAAFSTLGIASTIFVVSVFLKFSNTPVIMASGRELCYCMMSGIGMCYTLTFFLVSQPTVITCSMTRILMGLSMSAIYAAIITKTNRLARVFKPDSAQRPRFITPKAQVGICMGIVSVQLIGTFVWILFDPPGTMIVFPTRTEAVLTCKATTSHLLISLLYNILLIVACTVYAFKTRKIPENFNETRHIGFTMYSTCILWLAFGPIYFATQSDFRIQITSLCMCISLSGTVALICFFAPKVYIVLFQPYKNVRTRQSAVGRLVNQQMRFMSQLTYNPDGCNSYQPMSSNQSYKPSTEESSHTSNAQVQQPTRAIPPHVIEQLAASLPISDKNDLVKKLSLQDKFFNNNNNNENSEEIRRRRPSSVHTVGAVTNGSSVAHIPPRSYTDEPKSSMIRQDTAKSRTSLAESHQVDLILEEIAADTNSTFL, encoded by the exons ATGACATGCGTGTCGTTTCACACACCTCCGCTTCTACGGCGATATTCttcaattcttcaaaatctttttttcttcttcctatTGCATATTCCAATCAGTTCGACAGTAAAACAACTTACTGTACCCGGACAAATAGTTCTAGGAGGATTATTTCCAATTCATGAAGCCGGAAGAAATGCATCACATCAATGTGGAAAGATTAAAGCAGATCAAGGAGTTCAGAGAATGGTGGCAATGTTATTTGCATTGGAAAAGGTTAATCGAGATAGACAACTACTTCCACAAGCAAGTTTAGGAGCACAGATTTTGGATACATG CTCAGTTGACAGTTATGCATTGGAACAAACTCTTGAATTCATAAAATCAGTCATGTCAAATGGAGATGGAGTAACATGTGCAGATGGTTCAACTGGTTCATATACTAGACAGCCAGTTGTTGCAGTTGTTGGAGCTGCTGGAAGTCAAGTCAGTGTTATGGTTGCTTCGATGTTACAATTGTTCAAG ATTCCTCAAGTCAGCTACAGTTCAACAGGAGCCGAATTAAGTGAGAAGCCCCGATTCGCTTTTTTCTCAAGAGTTGTTCCACCAGACAACCTGCAAGCTCAAGTCATGGCTAGagtt ATTGGAGCACTGGAATGGACATATGTACATGCAATTGCTGATACGGGATCCTATGGTGAAAGAGGAATGGATTCATTTCGAGCAGCTGcagctgaaaatggaatttgtaTTGATGGAGATGTACAGAAGATTTCGAGAAGATGGactgagaaaaatttcag agatCTCCTAATCCGAATGCATCGAACACGGAAGGCTCGTGGAGTGGTGATGTTTGTCGATGAAGATAATTTAAAACGACTTCTCAAGACGTTGGATCTTCTTGTAGCTGAAGGACATACCGAATTGGATAGACATTTTTG GTTTGTTGCATCCGACTCATGGGGTATCAAACAATCAGTTGTCCGTGGATTGGAGCATCGAACATACGGAGCAATCACAATTGCTCCAATGGTACGAGAAGAAACTGgatatttggaatattttcgaTCACTTTCCCCAAAAGGATTTGTTTTCTTGGAAGAGTTTTTCGAGTATCTCGGATGTTCGGCCACTGTAGATGTCAAGACTTTTGGAGATTGTTTTGATATGGTTAATATTACTTTGAAACAG GAATCCTATGTTCCATTTGTGGTTGACActgtaaaaataattgcaaaagcAATTTCAATGTACATTGAAGATGATTGTGGGAAGATTCCATTTCATAAGTGTACATTGGCTCAATCAGGGTTCAGAGGAGAACGTCTTCAAAGATATTATAGGAATATGTCTCTCATCA aaaacgaGCCAGCCTTAATCGATGCGAATGGTGACGGAATCGGACGATATGATGTCTTCCAATTGGATATAAATGGAGtatatcaaaaagttggaaaatggaGATCTACAGATGATTTCTTGTCTGTTGAAGTCGAGAAAATCCGTCACGCATTCAAAACAGCTCACGGAGAACGGCCGATGAGCGTGTGCTCCACGGATTGTCCACGTGGACATTACAGAGCATATCAGGATCAGACGTGTTGTTGGGCATGTATTCCATGTGATACTTCTACAAGTATTCATAATGAAACAAG CTGTGAAGAGTGTGCTGTTGGAATGGTTCCAGATCGAACTCTTCATTTTTGCGTGCCAATTCCTCCGGTTTCAATGCA ATGGGACACAACATGGTCTCTAATCCCAGCTGCATTCTCAACACTTGGAATCGCATCGACCATATTTGTTGTCTcggttttcttaaaattttccaatactcctgtg ataatggCATCTGGAAGAGAGCTATGTTATTGTATGATGTCTGGAATTGGAATGTGCTAcactttgacatttttcttgGTTTCTCAGCCGACTGTTATCACATGCTCAATGACTCGG ATTCTAATGGGTCTATCAATGTCAGCCATTTATGCAGCAATCATCACAAAAACTAATCGACTTGCACGAGTATTCAAACCAGATTCTGCACAAAGACCGAGGTTTATCACTCCAAAAGCTCAG GTTGGAATTTGCATGGGAATAGTATCTGTTCAACTGATCGGAACATTTGTCTGGATACTATTCGATCCACCTGGCACAATGATTGTATTTCCAACAAGAACTGAAGCAGTATTAACTTGTAAAGCAACAACTTCTCATCTCCTTATATCTCTGCTCTACAACATTTTGCTAATTGTCGCCTGCACTGTGTATGCCTTCAAAACACGGAAAAtaccggaaaatttcaatgaaacacGACATATTGGATTTACAATGTATTCCACGTGTATTCTTTGGCTTGCATTCGGTCCGATTTATTTTGCGACACAGAGTGATTTCAGG attcaaataACATCATTGTGCATGTGCATATCACTTTCTGGAACAGTTGCACTTATTTGCTTTTTTGCTCCAAAG GTCTACATAGTTCTCTTCCAACCATACAAAAATGTGAGGACCCGTCAATCAGCTGTTGGACGACTCGTAAATCAACAAATGAGGTTTATGAG CCAATTGACCTACAACCCCGATGGATGCAACTCATATCAACCGATGTCTTCCAACCAATCCTATAAACCTAGTA CAGAGGAGAGTTCTCACACGAGCAACGCTCAGGTACAACAGCCAACTCGAGCGATCCCTCCGCATGTAATTGAACAATTGGCAGCGAGTCTACCGATTAGTGATAAAAATGATTTGG tgaaaaagttGTCACTCCAAGACAAATTCTTCAACAATAACAATAATAACGAGAACAGTGAAGAGATTCGTCGTCGTCGTCCGAGCAGTGTTCATACAGTCGGAGCAGTTACAAATGGCTCATCAGTTGCTCATATTCCACCAAGAAGCTACACAGATGAACCAAAATCATCAATGATTCGGCAGGACACTGCAAAGAGTAGAACAAGTCTTGCAGAATCTCATCAAGTTGACcttattctggaagaaattgCAGCCGACACTAATTCCACTTTTCTTTGA